The Salegentibacter mishustinae genome includes a window with the following:
- a CDS encoding DUF4301 family protein, producing the protein MEFSEIDILQIEEKGLSTQEVERQIQIFERGNIKVDIQQAATLGNGIFAYNAEEQKKFIKTFEGKKEQLNLLKFVPASGAATRMFKAFHNFANEFDPEKASLRDYLDSKENKNLQLFFEEIEKLPFYERAYKKANDNHPDFSNKSNDEQQLILVKTMLYENGLGLSDLPKGLVPFHAYKDFTATAFEEHLHSAAKYLSINGVTKLHFTVAEGDKEKFEKEFENIRGRVEEATLTKFEISYSYQDPKTDTIAVDDENKPFRDENDRMFFRPGGHGALIENLNQQDADLIFLKNIDNVVVASNLQKVVEMKRMLGGKLITLQKQVFEYMKALDAGNNSEAKLDEIAGFLEDELFVKITSSFAKFTGEEKSQYLCKKLDRPLRVCGMVKNEGEPGGGPFLVKNEDGEISLQIIEGAQIDNDNTEQLEILNNSTHFNPVDIACSLKNHKGESFDLNQYVDENMSFIANKTKDGKPLKALERPGLWNGGMAYWNTVFVEVPVETFNPVKTVADLLKPSHQPK; encoded by the coding sequence GTGGAGTTTAGCGAAATAGACATTTTGCAGATTGAAGAAAAAGGATTATCAACTCAGGAAGTTGAAAGACAAATTCAAATATTTGAAAGAGGAAATATAAAAGTAGATATACAACAGGCAGCAACACTGGGTAACGGGATATTTGCTTATAATGCTGAAGAGCAAAAGAAGTTTATTAAAACTTTTGAAGGTAAAAAAGAGCAGCTGAATCTTTTGAAATTTGTTCCTGCTTCAGGCGCGGCAACAAGAATGTTTAAAGCATTCCACAATTTTGCGAATGAGTTTGATCCTGAAAAGGCAAGCTTAAGGGATTATTTAGATAGTAAGGAAAACAAAAATCTACAGTTGTTTTTTGAAGAAATAGAAAAGCTGCCATTTTATGAGCGAGCCTACAAAAAAGCAAACGATAACCATCCTGATTTTTCAAATAAATCTAATGACGAACAGCAACTAATTTTGGTGAAGACCATGTTGTATGAAAACGGACTTGGTTTAAGCGATTTACCAAAAGGATTGGTTCCTTTTCATGCTTATAAGGATTTCACCGCGACTGCTTTCGAAGAACACTTGCATAGTGCCGCCAAATATCTTTCGATAAATGGAGTAACAAAATTGCATTTTACGGTCGCTGAAGGTGATAAAGAAAAGTTTGAAAAAGAGTTTGAAAATATCAGGGGAAGAGTAGAGGAAGCTACCCTTACGAAATTCGAAATTTCTTACTCTTATCAGGATCCAAAAACCGATACTATTGCGGTAGATGATGAAAATAAACCATTTAGGGATGAAAATGATAGAATGTTTTTTAGACCCGGTGGCCATGGTGCTTTAATAGAAAACCTCAATCAACAGGACGCAGATCTTATTTTTCTTAAAAATATAGATAATGTAGTTGTTGCCTCCAATCTTCAAAAAGTGGTGGAGATGAAGAGAATGCTTGGTGGAAAGCTCATTACACTACAAAAGCAGGTTTTTGAATACATGAAAGCTCTAGATGCCGGCAATAATTCTGAAGCAAAACTTGATGAGATCGCTGGCTTTCTGGAAGATGAACTTTTTGTAAAGATCACTTCTTCCTTTGCTAAATTTACAGGCGAAGAAAAATCCCAATATTTATGTAAAAAGCTAGACCGCCCACTAAGAGTATGTGGAATGGTTAAAAATGAAGGAGAACCCGGAGGCGGACCTTTCCTCGTTAAGAATGAAGATGGCGAAATCTCGTTGCAAATAATTGAAGGTGCACAAATAGATAATGACAATACAGAGCAATTAGAAATTCTTAATAATTCTACTCACTTTAATCCTGTAGATATTGCCTGTAGTCTAAAAAATCACAAAGGTGAAAGTTTTGATCTTAATCAATACGTAGACGAAAATATGAGCTTTATCGCTAATAAAACTAAAGATGGTAAACCTCTAAAAGCCTTAGAGCGACCAGGTTTATGGAACGGCGGGATGGCCTACTGGAATACTGTTTTTGTAGAAGTTCCGGTAGAGACTTTTAACCCGGTTAAGACCGTAGCCGATCTTTTAAAACCTTCTCACCAACCCAAATAA
- a CDS encoding AAA family ATPase: MAEKLAQRPSSLIKIVLFGPESTGKTSLAQMLATHYNTFWVEEYMREYLQEKWDKEKKICEPKDMIPIAEGQMKRENMLAEKANNLLISDTNLLELKVYSEAYYDGFCDAQLLKHALNNQYDLYFLTYIDVPWTPDDLRDKPEDRKGMFKRFEEELIKHQKPYVVLKGDLIDRFNIAIEEIDELLKNK, translated from the coding sequence ATGGCAGAAAAACTTGCGCAACGACCTTCGTCCCTCATAAAAATAGTTCTATTTGGACCTGAATCTACAGGAAAGACCAGCCTGGCACAAATGCTTGCGACCCATTATAATACTTTTTGGGTAGAAGAATATATGCGGGAATATCTTCAGGAAAAATGGGATAAAGAAAAAAAGATTTGTGAACCAAAAGACATGATTCCTATTGCTGAAGGCCAAATGAAACGTGAAAATATGTTGGCCGAAAAAGCTAATAATCTCCTAATTAGCGACACTAACCTTTTAGAGCTAAAAGTCTATTCAGAGGCTTATTACGATGGTTTTTGTGATGCTCAACTTCTTAAACATGCGTTAAACAATCAATACGATTTGTACTTTTTAACGTATATTGACGTTCCCTGGACCCCTGATGATCTTCGGGATAAACCGGAAGATCGAAAAGGGATGTTCAAACGCTTTGAAGAAGAGCTTATAAAACATCAAAAGCCTTATGTTGTTTTGAAAGGCGATCTTATAGATCGTTTTAATATTGCGATAGAGGAAATAGACGAACTTTTAAAAAATAAATAG
- the pnuC gene encoding nicotinamide riboside transporter PnuC — MQPIFDFFFDQYYGYPTLFIILEVIAVIFGFLSVLYSKQNNILVYPTGIISTTIFVYLLWQWELLGDMMINAYYFSMSIYGWYIWTRKVDAEHFTPITNTTKKENWQSLFIFIATLLFVFAVYEYFDKWTNWTAYVDTFTTAIFFVGMWQMAKRKIENWIFWIIGDIISVPLYFYKGLTLTALQYFVFTIIAIYGYKAWQKNLRNDLRPS, encoded by the coding sequence ATGCAGCCGATTTTTGATTTTTTCTTTGATCAATATTACGGGTATCCAACTTTATTTATCATTCTTGAAGTAATTGCGGTAATCTTTGGTTTTCTTTCGGTACTCTATTCCAAGCAAAACAATATTCTGGTTTATCCTACCGGGATTATAAGCACTACGATTTTTGTTTACCTGCTTTGGCAATGGGAACTTTTGGGTGATATGATGATTAATGCTTATTATTTCTCTATGAGTATCTACGGCTGGTATATTTGGACGCGAAAAGTAGATGCCGAGCATTTTACGCCTATAACCAATACTACAAAGAAGGAAAACTGGCAAAGCCTGTTTATCTTTATTGCGACCTTACTTTTTGTATTCGCCGTTTATGAGTATTTTGATAAGTGGACTAATTGGACTGCCTACGTAGACACCTTTACCACGGCAATTTTCTTTGTAGGAATGTGGCAAATGGCTAAAAGAAAGATTGAAAACTGGATATTTTGGATTATTGGAGATATCATTTCGGTTCCGCTTTATTTCTATAAAGGCCTTACCTTAACGGCACTTCAATATTTTGTATTTACTATAATCGCTATTTACGGCTATAAAGCATGGCAGAAAAACTTGCGCAACGACCTTCGTCCCTCATAA
- a CDS encoding YkoF family thiamine/hydroxymethylpyrimidine-binding protein produces the protein MKISVELTLSPLQDDFEPKIINFIKKLRASGLTVKENPLSTQVYGDYDEVMNLLNSEIKDAFEAIDRGLIYMKIVKSDRSDYAADF, from the coding sequence ATGAAAATTTCAGTAGAATTAACCTTAAGTCCGTTGCAGGACGATTTTGAACCAAAAATCATCAATTTCATCAAAAAATTGCGAGCTTCAGGCTTAACGGTAAAAGAAAATCCGCTAAGTACTCAGGTTTATGGAGATTATGATGAGGTGATGAATTTATTGAATTCAGAAATAAAAGATGCTTTTGAGGCTATAGACCGCGGACTCATTTATATGAAAATTGTAAAATCTGACCGAAGCGACTATGCAGCCGATTTTTGA
- a CDS encoding phosphoglycerol geranylgeranyltransferase: MRKFYAEIFQAATNGRKLLAILIDPDKFIEAETKLYLKKLPKQTTHIFVGGSTVENFKTEKTVKAIKAETDLPVILFPGDYSQITETADALLFLSLLSGRNPEYLIEQQVKSVEKLKNSKLEIIPTAYILIEGGKECAVQRVSGTKPIPQSEVTSVVNTALAGQFLGKKLIYLEAGSGADFPVSEEIIAEVKKAINIPLIVGGGIRSLEQQEKAYKAGADMIVMGTQFEN; encoded by the coding sequence ATGCGGAAATTTTATGCTGAAATTTTCCAGGCTGCGACCAATGGAAGAAAACTACTCGCCATTTTAATAGATCCCGATAAATTTATAGAAGCGGAAACAAAATTATACCTGAAAAAATTACCAAAACAAACTACACATATTTTTGTAGGCGGTAGCACGGTAGAAAATTTTAAAACCGAAAAAACCGTAAAAGCGATTAAAGCTGAAACCGATTTACCGGTTATTCTGTTTCCGGGAGATTATTCACAAATTACAGAAACAGCAGATGCATTACTTTTTTTAAGCCTCCTTTCCGGAAGAAATCCTGAGTACTTAATAGAACAACAGGTGAAATCTGTAGAAAAATTAAAGAATAGCAAACTGGAAATTATTCCAACGGCTTATATTCTAATTGAGGGTGGGAAAGAATGCGCTGTACAGCGCGTAAGCGGGACAAAGCCAATTCCGCAATCTGAAGTAACTTCAGTCGTAAATACCGCACTTGCCGGTCAATTTCTGGGGAAAAAACTTATTTACCTGGAAGCAGGAAGTGGTGCTGATTTTCCGGTTTCAGAAGAAATTATTGCCGAAGTAAAAAAGGCGATAAATATTCCTTTGATAGTAGGTGGCGGAATTAGAAGTTTAGAACAACAGGAAAAAGCCTATAAAGCTGGAGCTGATATGATTGTAATGGGAACACAATTTGAAAATTGA
- a CDS encoding 4'-phosphopantetheinyl transferase family protein yields the protein MPLYKTITVNPHTKVFIWKVEESFEDLSRGIELTEHCQNRVSGMKSEIHRRGFMSIRHLMAEAGYVDHDLFYDDLGKPHLKNGSNISITHSFNFTAIILSDGKVGIDIEKRRDKILKIASKFTPLSEYHTVANEEALIRKLTIVWGAKESIYKMYAEPGLGFLQHINVTDFDFDDAETTAKVNFKGRESFYEMKFLEFEGFTCVYGWEDSKKVQG from the coding sequence ATGCCACTTTACAAAACAATAACAGTAAACCCGCACACTAAAGTCTTCATTTGGAAGGTAGAAGAGTCTTTTGAAGATTTAAGTCGGGGGATTGAGCTTACCGAGCATTGCCAAAATCGAGTAAGCGGAATGAAATCTGAAATTCACCGCCGTGGTTTTATGAGTATCCGTCATTTAATGGCCGAAGCGGGTTATGTAGATCACGATTTGTTTTATGATGATCTTGGAAAACCACACTTAAAAAACGGAAGTAATATTTCTATTACGCATTCTTTTAATTTTACGGCTATTATTTTAAGCGATGGAAAAGTGGGAATAGATATTGAAAAACGCCGGGATAAGATCCTTAAAATAGCCAGTAAATTTACCCCTTTAAGCGAGTATCATACGGTAGCCAATGAAGAAGCTTTAATAAGAAAACTTACCATCGTTTGGGGCGCTAAAGAATCTATTTATAAAATGTATGCCGAACCCGGGCTTGGGTTTTTGCAGCATATTAATGTGACCGATTTTGATTTTGATGATGCCGAAACTACAGCAAAAGTGAATTTTAAAGGAAGGGAATCTTTTTATGAAATGAAATTCCTGGAATTTGAAGGTTTTACCTGCGTGTATGGCTGGGAAGACTCGAAAAAAGTCCAGGGCTAA
- the ahcY gene encoding adenosylhomocysteinase codes for MSTKTVPHTAYKVKDISLADWGRKEIELAESEMPGLMALREEYKNEQPLKGARIAGCLHMTVQTAVLIETLVSLGADVTWSSCNIFSTQDHAAAAIAAAGIPVYAWKGMTEEEFNWCIEQTLFFGEEREPLNMILDDGGDLTNMVFDKYPELAEGIRGLSEETTTGVHRLYERMKNGTLVMPAINVNDSVTKSKFDNKYGCRESAVDAIRRATDIMLAGKRVVVCGYGDVGKGTAASFKGAGSIVTVTEIDPICALQAAMDGFEVKKLETVLPKADIVITTTGNKDIVRGEHFEAMKDKTIVCNIGHFDNEIDVAWLNNNHGDSKDEIKPQVDKYTINGKDIILLAEGRLVNLGCATGHPSFVMSNSFTNQTLAQIELWKNSDKYKNEVYMLPKHLDEKVAKLHLEKIGVELTELKDYQAKYIGVEVKGPYKPEYYRY; via the coding sequence ATGTCGACTAAAACAGTGCCGCATACCGCTTATAAAGTTAAGGATATTTCCCTGGCCGACTGGGGAAGAAAAGAAATTGAACTTGCCGAATCTGAGATGCCAGGTCTAATGGCACTTCGCGAAGAATACAAGAACGAACAACCACTAAAAGGAGCCAGAATTGCAGGATGTCTTCACATGACTGTGCAAACCGCTGTGCTTATTGAAACCCTGGTTTCTCTTGGTGCAGATGTTACCTGGAGCTCATGTAATATTTTCTCTACACAAGATCACGCTGCCGCTGCAATTGCTGCTGCAGGAATTCCGGTTTATGCCTGGAAAGGAATGACCGAAGAGGAATTTAACTGGTGTATAGAACAAACTTTATTTTTTGGCGAAGAACGCGAACCATTGAATATGATTCTTGATGATGGTGGCGATCTTACCAATATGGTTTTTGATAAGTACCCAGAGCTTGCTGAAGGTATCCGTGGACTGTCAGAAGAAACCACTACTGGTGTTCACAGACTTTATGAAAGAATGAAAAACGGAACTTTGGTGATGCCCGCAATTAACGTAAATGACTCGGTTACCAAATCTAAATTTGACAACAAATACGGATGTCGCGAAAGTGCTGTTGATGCTATTCGCCGTGCAACTGATATTATGCTTGCTGGAAAACGCGTAGTAGTTTGTGGTTATGGAGACGTTGGTAAAGGTACTGCTGCTTCATTTAAAGGCGCCGGATCTATTGTGACTGTTACTGAAATTGATCCTATTTGCGCATTACAAGCTGCAATGGACGGTTTTGAAGTAAAAAAATTAGAAACTGTTTTACCTAAGGCTGATATTGTAATTACCACTACCGGAAACAAGGATATTGTTCGTGGAGAGCATTTTGAAGCGATGAAAGACAAAACTATTGTTTGTAATATTGGGCATTTTGATAACGAAATTGATGTTGCCTGGTTAAACAACAATCACGGTGATTCTAAAGACGAAATCAAGCCACAGGTAGATAAATATACTATTAACGGAAAAGACATTATTCTTTTAGCCGAAGGTCGTTTAGTAAACCTTGGTTGCGCTACCGGTCACCCAAGTTTTGTAATGAGTAACTCGTTTACCAACCAGACCTTAGCGCAAATTGAACTTTGGAAAAATTCTGATAAGTATAAAAATGAAGTTTATATGCTTCCGAAGCATTTAGATGAAAAGGTTGCCAAACTTCACCTTGAAAAAATTGGAGTAGAATTAACTGAACTTAAAGATTATCAGGCTAAATATATTGGCGTGGAAGTAAAAGGCCCATACAAGCCGGAATACTACAGATACTAA
- a CDS encoding putative signal transducing protein encodes MNYIDVFRTSDRHELAILKNLFDNENITYRTHGEAMDNAANIGGLGNDGMRIEVEESERERATEIIKRSGFLGQSHNISKPERRRPQVGKWVFVLLAALVVLVAIIFFIWFMSGN; translated from the coding sequence ATGAATTATATAGATGTTTTTCGCACATCAGATCGCCATGAGCTTGCTATCCTCAAAAACCTTTTTGACAATGAGAACATAACTTATAGAACTCACGGGGAAGCTATGGATAATGCGGCAAATATTGGTGGTTTAGGAAACGACGGGATGCGAATAGAAGTTGAGGAAAGTGAGCGGGAGAGAGCTACCGAAATCATTAAAAGAAGTGGGTTTTTAGGCCAGTCTCATAATATTTCGAAACCGGAAAGAAGAAGACCTCAGGTGGGAAAATGGGTCTTTGTGCTACTTGCTGCTCTCGTGGTGCTTGTTGCTATTATTTTTTTTATCTGGTTCATGAGCGGGAATTAG
- the rpmA gene encoding 50S ribosomal protein L27, translating to MAHKKGVGSSKNGRESESKRLGVKIFGGQAAVAGNIIVRQRGTAHNPGENVYAGKDHTLHAKVDGLVKFSKTKNNKSYVSIEPFEA from the coding sequence ATGGCACACAAAAAAGGAGTCGGTAGTTCCAAGAACGGTAGAGAGTCAGAATCGAAACGCTTAGGTGTGAAGATCTTTGGCGGTCAAGCTGCCGTAGCAGGAAACATCATTGTTAGACAAAGAGGAACTGCGCACAATCCAGGTGAGAATGTGTATGCAGGAAAAGATCATACTTTACACGCTAAAGTTGACGGTCTTGTGAAATTCTCTAAAACAAAGAACAATAAATCTTACGTTTCTATAGAACCGTTTGAAGCATAG
- the rplU gene encoding 50S ribosomal protein L21: MYAIVEIAGQQFKVAKDQKVFVNRLSGEEGDSVSFDKVLLTGDGDNINLGAPAIDGALVGAKITRHLKGDKVIVFKKKRRKGYKKKNGHRQALTEIVIESIDVKGGKKAASAKKEEAPKETKSDKKSEDLNQYTVAELKEMAKEKGLEGYSSMKKAELIEALS, encoded by the coding sequence ATGTATGCAATTGTAGAGATAGCAGGGCAGCAATTTAAAGTTGCAAAAGACCAGAAGGTGTTTGTTAACCGTCTAAGCGGAGAAGAAGGAGACAGCGTTTCTTTTGACAAAGTTCTTCTTACCGGAGACGGAGACAACATAAACCTAGGCGCCCCGGCTATAGATGGTGCTCTTGTAGGAGCAAAAATCACCCGTCACCTTAAAGGAGACAAAGTAATCGTTTTCAAAAAGAAAAGACGTAAAGGTTACAAGAAGAAAAACGGTCACCGTCAGGCTTTAACCGAGATCGTAATTGAAAGCATCGATGTAAAAGGTGGAAAGAAAGCTGCTTCAGCTAAAAAAGAGGAAGCACCTAAAGAAACCAAATCTGATAAAAAATCGGAAGATTTAAATCAGTACACCGTAGCTGAATTGAAAGAGATGGCTAAGGAGAAAGGTCTTGAAGGCTATTCTTCTATGAAGAAAGCTGAATTAATTGAAGCTTTAAGTTAA
- a CDS encoding DUF4199 domain-containing protein translates to MKNFSVPIKYGLLIAVGLIAYFLILSLFNVHIYPLFSLFNGVIMAAGMWLALKAYRNSKGAKFKYQKGFMASLLTGFNATIVFTIFFAFYATELNPDFLGNLINMWRTDYGTEIGIVLFVVAVMGFATSLVLTLAYMQLFKDSWNTKEGQQHTY, encoded by the coding sequence ATGAAGAATTTTAGTGTTCCAATTAAATATGGACTTTTAATCGCAGTAGGGCTAATTGCTTATTTTTTAATATTATCTCTTTTTAATGTACATATCTACCCGTTGTTTAGTTTATTTAACGGGGTGATCATGGCAGCAGGAATGTGGTTAGCTTTAAAAGCTTACCGAAATTCTAAGGGAGCAAAGTTTAAATATCAGAAAGGTTTTATGGCGAGCCTGCTTACGGGGTTTAACGCGACTATAGTTTTTACTATATTCTTTGCTTTTTATGCTACAGAACTAAACCCAGATTTCCTGGGTAATCTTATAAATATGTGGCGCACAGATTATGGTACAGAGATAGGTATTGTGCTTTTTGTGGTAGCTGTAATGGGTTTTGCCACCAGTCTGGTGCTTACTTTAGCCTATATGCAACTGTTTAAAGATTCGTGGAATACTAAGGAAGGGCAGCAACACACCTATTAA
- a CDS encoding M16 family metallopeptidase, with translation MIKNLKMAALALVCSAAGIAQEVEFTEYNLDNGLHVILHQDNTAPVATVGVMYHVGAKDEQEGRSGFAHFFEHLLFEGTENIERGKWFDIVAANGGSNNANTTQDRTYYYETFPSNNLELGLWMESERMLHPVINEVGVETQNEVVKEEKRSRIDNAPYGKIIYSTGINKYVFDKHPYKNSVIGTMEDLDAAELDEFKAFFDKYYGPNNATLVVAGDIEIDETKEMIEKYFAEIPEGNEVERVSIEEEPITETITATEYDSNIQIPAKLFVYRTPSMVEKDAYILDMISSILTDGRSSRMYKKMVDEEKTALQVLAFPRSQEDYGTYVMGALALGETPLDTLAASMDEEIDKLQNELISEKEYQKLQNKFENRFVNSNSSIQGIASSLATYNVLYGDTDLINEEIEIYRNITREDIKRVANEYLNENQRLELDYLPESEKEKE, from the coding sequence ATGATTAAAAACTTAAAGATGGCTGCCCTTGCATTAGTTTGCAGCGCAGCAGGAATTGCCCAGGAGGTAGAATTTACCGAATACAACCTGGACAACGGATTACACGTTATTTTACACCAGGACAACACAGCCCCAGTAGCTACCGTTGGAGTGATGTACCACGTAGGTGCTAAAGATGAACAGGAAGGCCGATCTGGCTTTGCGCATTTTTTTGAACACCTTTTGTTTGAAGGTACCGAGAATATTGAGCGCGGAAAATGGTTCGATATCGTTGCCGCTAATGGTGGCAGCAATAATGCCAACACCACACAAGATCGCACCTATTATTACGAGACTTTCCCTTCTAACAACCTTGAACTAGGTTTATGGATGGAGTCTGAAAGAATGCTTCACCCGGTTATCAACGAGGTAGGTGTAGAAACTCAAAACGAGGTTGTAAAGGAAGAAAAGCGCTCTCGTATTGATAACGCTCCTTATGGAAAGATTATTTATTCTACCGGTATCAACAAATATGTTTTTGATAAGCATCCTTACAAAAACTCAGTTATTGGTACTATGGAAGACCTTGATGCGGCAGAGCTGGACGAGTTTAAAGCTTTCTTCGATAAATATTATGGACCAAACAACGCTACTTTAGTAGTTGCCGGTGATATAGAAATTGATGAAACTAAAGAAATGATCGAGAAGTATTTTGCTGAAATTCCTGAAGGAAATGAAGTAGAAAGAGTTTCTATTGAAGAAGAACCAATTACTGAAACTATTACAGCTACAGAGTACGACAGTAATATTCAAATTCCTGCAAAGTTATTTGTTTACCGCACGCCTTCTATGGTAGAAAAAGATGCTTATATCCTTGATATGATCTCTTCTATTCTTACTGACGGAAGAAGCTCCAGAATGTACAAGAAAATGGTAGACGAAGAAAAAACCGCGCTTCAGGTATTAGCTTTCCCAAGATCTCAGGAAGATTACGGAACCTACGTTATGGGTGCTCTTGCTTTAGGAGAAACTCCACTTGATACATTAGCGGCTTCAATGGATGAAGAGATTGATAAACTTCAAAACGAGTTGATTTCAGAAAAAGAATATCAAAAACTTCAGAATAAATTTGAGAACCGTTTTGTGAATTCTAACAGCAGCATACAAGGTATCGCTTCTTCTTTGGCAACTTACAATGTTCTTTATGGAGATACAGATTTAATTAACGAAGAGATTGAAATCTATAGAAACATCACCAGAGAGGATATTAAAAGAGTTGCTAACGAATATCTTAACGAAAATCAACGTTTAGAATTAGATTACCTTCCAGAAAGCGAAAAGGAAAAGGAATAA